The following coding sequences lie in one Micromonospora sp. R77 genomic window:
- a CDS encoding DinB family protein — protein MDRLTRSARPGSSASLSDPLVSIAAIAEGRENQVAQDDVTMFVDRDLRGARFTRSTLAGAVMRGVDVRGLDIDAPWLADGALVVNGVDVAPLVEAELNRRFPGRELRHAMDPDGLRGAWAALERAWAAAVDRVASMPDGAADVSVDGEWSFAQTLRHLAFATDAWLGKAIQRRPQPFHPLGQPHVEYETDGYDTSIFATGQPTLAETLELRAERQAMVRDFLADVTPELLAESRPTAWSAEREEPVVHCLHVILEEEWEHLRYALRDLDAQ, from the coding sequence GTGGACCGCCTGACCCGAAGCGCCCGTCCCGGCTCGTCGGCATCGTTGTCGGACCCGCTCGTTAGCATCGCCGCGATCGCCGAAGGGAGGGAGAACCAGGTGGCCCAGGACGACGTCACGATGTTCGTCGACAGGGATCTGCGGGGCGCGCGGTTTACCAGGTCGACGCTGGCCGGCGCGGTGATGCGGGGCGTCGACGTGCGCGGGCTCGACATCGACGCGCCGTGGCTCGCGGACGGTGCGCTGGTGGTCAACGGGGTCGACGTGGCGCCGCTCGTCGAGGCCGAGCTCAACCGGCGGTTTCCCGGGCGAGAGCTGCGGCACGCCATGGATCCCGACGGCCTGCGCGGGGCGTGGGCGGCGCTGGAGCGGGCCTGGGCGGCGGCGGTCGACCGCGTCGCGTCCATGCCCGACGGTGCCGCCGACGTCTCGGTCGACGGCGAGTGGTCGTTCGCGCAGACCCTGCGCCACCTCGCGTTCGCCACCGACGCGTGGCTCGGCAAGGCGATCCAGCGGCGGCCGCAGCCCTTCCACCCGCTCGGCCAACCCCACGTCGAGTACGAGACGGACGGATACGACACGTCGATCTTCGCGACCGGGCAGCCGACCCTCGCCGAGACGCTCGAGCTGCGTGCCGAGCGGCAGGCCATGGTGCGCGACTTCCTCGCCGACGTCACGCCGGAGCTGCTCGCCGAGTCGCGACCGACCGCCTGGTCGGCCGAGCGCGAGGAGCCGGTTGTGCACTGCCTGCACGTGATCCTGGAGGAGGAGTGGGAGCACCTCCGCTACGCCCTGCGCGACCTCGACGCACAGTGA
- a CDS encoding sensor histidine kinase produces MRNGLLLVLLAGCAVLNGLDMDRLPAWRQALFAALVVAAHLHGRHLPVRRDVVLLAAVALPAAGYAVIDVSAGAGALLALGVFVTLPWLAGRFRRQQADLVRAGRERVAHLERERQFVADRARLRERARFAADMHDAIGHELALIALRAGALELGPDVTEADRETAAQLRASAVAATDRLRRTVHQLRTTSDPAVDQSVDALVRRARAAGMTVHLRSTVDGVTAPTTDRAVYRVVQEALTNAARHAPGADVDVRIEPVGDTIAVTVRNPVARPPAPAGTGTGIATLREHVELIGGTVHAHAGEGAFTVTAHLPAAPATGVERR; encoded by the coding sequence GTGAGAAACGGCCTGTTGCTGGTCCTGCTCGCCGGCTGCGCGGTGCTCAACGGCCTCGACATGGACCGGCTGCCGGCGTGGCGGCAGGCGCTGTTCGCGGCCCTGGTGGTGGCCGCCCACCTCCACGGGCGGCACCTGCCGGTGCGGCGCGACGTGGTGCTGCTGGCGGCCGTCGCGCTCCCGGCCGCCGGGTACGCGGTCATCGACGTGTCGGCGGGCGCCGGCGCGTTGCTGGCGCTCGGTGTCTTCGTGACGCTGCCGTGGCTGGCCGGCCGGTTCCGCCGCCAGCAGGCCGATCTGGTCCGGGCGGGGCGGGAGCGGGTGGCGCACCTCGAACGGGAGCGGCAGTTCGTCGCCGACCGCGCCCGGCTGCGGGAACGCGCCCGGTTCGCGGCCGACATGCACGACGCGATCGGCCACGAGCTGGCCCTGATCGCGTTGCGGGCCGGCGCGCTCGAACTCGGGCCCGACGTGACCGAGGCCGACCGGGAGACCGCCGCGCAACTCCGGGCCTCGGCGGTGGCCGCGACCGACCGGCTCCGCCGCACCGTGCACCAGCTACGCACCACGTCGGATCCCGCCGTGGACCAGTCCGTCGACGCACTAGTCAGGCGGGCGCGGGCCGCCGGGATGACCGTCCACCTGCGCAGCACGGTCGACGGGGTGACTGCGCCGACTACCGACCGGGCCGTGTACCGGGTGGTGCAGGAGGCACTGACCAACGCGGCACGGCACGCGCCCGGGGCTGACGTGGACGTCCGCATCGAGCCGGTCGGCGACACCATCGCGGTGACCGTGCGCAACCCGGTCGCGCGGCCGCCCGCACCGGCCGGGACCGGTACCGGGATCGCCACGTTGCGGGAGCACGTGGAGCTGATCGGCGGCACGGTGCACGCGCACGCCGGGGAGGGCGCGTTCACGGTGACCGCCCACCTGCCGGCCGCACCGGCGACAGGAGTCGAGCGGCGATGA
- a CDS encoding serine hydrolase: MRKTFLAAVVVSLVVAAPGPARGDGPVAALTPTAIDGYLRKAADSTGLPGMSAVVTHRDRVVHATGLGRDASGRPVTADTPMRVASVSKSFTAAAVMTLVDEGRVVLDRPVATYLPEFRMADPRAARITVRQLLNQTSGLSDRTVDIGATQRATTLAGYLAALRPGTLAGEPGARWEYCNVNYDVAARLVEVVDGRDFPVAMRERVFGRLGMAGSAVGDRVVRPADGFVSVYGAWVPRTELPGFRGGAGGVVTTASDLGRWLISQAGYGPPVVTPGSLAVLHEPPRGADYAMGWGEEVVAGRKLLVHSGNLFTYTAVQAVDPATGFGFAVLTNSASLHDDTYDVLLGLVALADGRRPTTPGGGRQTTELILALTALTAVGLGILGVRRSGRWARRRAGRAGWWTALRLVGVLVPVAVFATYPQWVSFLMNGRAVTWAQLTYFPVPLTITLAVAAVAGLATAAARLTRLRSVGSAR; encoded by the coding sequence ATGCGAAAGACGTTTCTGGCAGCTGTCGTCGTGTCCCTGGTCGTCGCCGCGCCCGGGCCCGCCCGGGGTGACGGGCCGGTGGCTGCCCTCACGCCCACCGCCATCGACGGCTACCTCAGGAAGGCCGCCGACTCGACCGGACTGCCGGGGATGTCCGCGGTGGTGACCCACCGGGACCGGGTCGTCCACGCGACCGGGCTCGGGCGCGACGCATCCGGCCGGCCGGTCACCGCCGACACGCCGATGCGGGTGGCGTCGGTGAGCAAGTCGTTCACCGCGGCGGCGGTCATGACCCTCGTGGACGAGGGGCGGGTGGTGCTGGACCGACCGGTCGCCACCTACCTGCCCGAGTTCCGGATGGCCGATCCGCGCGCCGCCCGGATCACCGTGCGGCAGTTGCTGAACCAGACCTCGGGCCTGTCGGACCGGACGGTCGACATCGGCGCGACCCAGCGGGCGACGACCCTCGCCGGTTACCTGGCCGCGCTGCGACCCGGCACGTTGGCCGGTGAGCCCGGAGCCCGCTGGGAGTACTGCAACGTCAACTACGACGTCGCCGCCCGGCTGGTCGAGGTCGTCGACGGGCGCGACTTCCCCGTCGCCATGCGGGAGCGGGTCTTCGGGCGGCTCGGCATGGCCGGCAGCGCCGTCGGGGACCGGGTGGTGCGGCCGGCGGACGGGTTCGTCTCCGTCTACGGCGCCTGGGTGCCCCGCACCGAGCTGCCGGGGTTCCGTGGGGGTGCCGGCGGGGTGGTCACCACTGCGTCCGACCTGGGCCGCTGGCTGATCAGCCAGGCCGGCTACGGCCCGCCGGTGGTGACGCCGGGCAGCCTGGCCGTACTCCACGAGCCACCCCGGGGCGCCGACTACGCCATGGGCTGGGGGGAGGAGGTGGTGGCGGGCCGCAAACTGCTGGTGCACTCGGGCAACCTGTTCACGTACACGGCGGTCCAGGCGGTGGACCCGGCCACCGGCTTCGGCTTCGCGGTCCTGACCAACAGCGCCTCGTTGCACGACGACACGTACGACGTCCTGCTCGGGCTGGTCGCCCTCGCCGACGGCCGCCGGCCGACCACGCCGGGCGGGGGACGGCAGACGACCGAGTTGATCCTCGCGCTCACCGCCCTGACCGCCGTCGGGCTCGGGATTCTCGGGGTACGCCGATCCGGTCGCTGGGCGCGCCGACGTGCCGGGCGGGCGGGGTGGTGGACCGCGCTCCGACTGGTCGGGGTACTGGTGCCGGTGGCGGTGTTCGCCACGTATCCGCAGTGGGTGTCGTTCCTGATGAACGGCCGGGCCGTCACCTGGGCTCAGCTGACGTACTTCCCGGTGCCGCTGACGATCACGCTCGCCGTCGCGGCGGTGGCCGGGCTGGCGACCGCCGCCGCGCGGCTGACCCGCCTGCGATCGGTAGGGTCGGCCCGGTGA
- a CDS encoding metalloregulator ArsR/SmtB family transcription factor codes for MAADTLSRVFAALADPTRRDMVARLAVGDATVNQLAEPYPISLQAVYKHLKVLEDAGVVSRPAGPQPRPVRLEVEVFDLMETWIERYRRQAEERYRRLDAVLAQMNQDTTDQTEEGRVA; via the coding sequence ATGGCGGCGGACACGCTGTCGCGGGTCTTCGCGGCGCTCGCGGATCCGACCCGGCGCGACATGGTGGCTCGGCTGGCGGTGGGCGACGCGACGGTGAACCAGCTCGCCGAGCCTTACCCGATCTCGTTGCAGGCGGTCTACAAGCACCTCAAGGTGTTGGAGGACGCCGGGGTGGTGAGCCGGCCCGCTGGGCCGCAACCCCGTCCGGTAAGGCTGGAAGTCGAGGTCTTCGACCTGATGGAGACGTGGATCGAACGCTACCGGCGCCAGGCCGAGGAGCGGTACCGCCGCCTCGACGCCGTACTGGCACAGATGAACCAGGACACGACCGACCAGACCGAGGAAGGAAGGGTGGCATGA
- a CDS encoding nuclear transport factor 2 family protein yields the protein MTGTPRELVERVLRAGRERDVETFVALMAPDGYLEWPYRPPGVPARVQGRPAIREHLARVADAAIRVDEHRHVVLHETTDPHVVIVEYDAHGTVVPTGAPFQQTVIAVFRVRDGQILSCRDYVNPLPLIEALAGTARAGA from the coding sequence ATGACCGGCACACCGCGCGAACTCGTCGAGAGGGTGCTCCGGGCCGGCCGCGAACGGGATGTCGAGACGTTCGTGGCGCTGATGGCGCCCGACGGCTACCTCGAGTGGCCGTACCGACCGCCGGGCGTGCCCGCGCGGGTGCAGGGCCGGCCGGCGATCCGCGAGCACCTGGCCCGGGTGGCCGACGCCGCCATCCGGGTGGACGAGCACCGCCACGTCGTGCTCCACGAGACCACCGATCCCCACGTGGTCATCGTCGAGTACGACGCACACGGCACCGTCGTGCCGACCGGCGCGCCGTTCCAGCAGACCGTCATCGCCGTGTTCCGCGTGCGGGACGGCCAGATCCTCTCGTGCCGCGACTACGTCAACCCGCTGCCGCTGATCGAGGCGCTCGCCGGCACCGCCCGGGCGGGCGCGTAG
- a CDS encoding YciI family protein has protein sequence MSKYLLIMRGTDESNAAMMADIDEMMTTTRQFIEEMIKAGVLLAAEGLDDPAQGVVVDFSGAAPVVTDGPYGETRELFGGYFLLDVASKREAVEWATRVPAALGSKIEVRRVAEADEVPQGSGNNGPL, from the coding sequence ATGTCGAAGTACCTGCTGATTATGCGGGGTACCGACGAGTCGAACGCGGCGATGATGGCCGACATCGACGAGATGATGACCACCACCCGCCAGTTCATCGAGGAGATGATCAAGGCCGGTGTGCTCCTCGCGGCGGAAGGGCTGGACGATCCGGCCCAGGGCGTCGTGGTCGACTTCAGCGGCGCCGCCCCGGTGGTCACCGACGGGCCGTACGGCGAGACCAGGGAACTGTTCGGCGGCTACTTCCTGCTCGACGTCGCCTCGAAACGTGAGGCGGTCGAGTGGGCCACGCGGGTCCCGGCGGCCCTCGGGTCGAAGATCGAGGTGCGGCGGGTGGCCGAGGCCGACGAGGTCCCGCAGGGCAGCGGGAACAACGGCCCGCTCTGA
- a CDS encoding TetR/AcrR family transcriptional regulator, whose amino-acid sequence MTEPSARPTRAQQRRRTEDRILAAARQMFAELGYDRTTIRAVARAANVDAGLVMHYFGTKDELFARAATLPADEVPGDAVDEVPEGLLTSLAKRLDSEPAASLAVLRSMLTNPDAADRYRAAAEPQLARITAGIPTADAELRASLLSAIVHGVIIERYLLRLGRLADAPPDQIIDLLRPCFQALAAAEPPPPADQPSIED is encoded by the coding sequence GTGACGGAGCCGAGCGCCAGACCGACCCGGGCCCAGCAACGCCGCCGGACCGAGGACAGGATCCTCGCCGCGGCCCGCCAGATGTTCGCCGAACTCGGCTACGACCGCACCACGATCCGTGCCGTGGCCCGGGCGGCGAACGTCGACGCCGGCCTGGTCATGCACTACTTCGGCACGAAGGACGAGCTCTTCGCGCGGGCCGCGACGCTGCCCGCCGACGAGGTGCCCGGCGATGCCGTCGACGAGGTGCCCGAGGGGCTGCTCACCTCGCTGGCCAAGCGCCTGGACAGCGAGCCGGCGGCCTCACTCGCCGTCCTGCGTTCCATGCTCACCAACCCCGACGCCGCCGACCGGTACCGGGCGGCAGCCGAGCCCCAGCTCGCCCGGATCACCGCCGGGATCCCCACCGCCGACGCGGAACTGCGCGCCAGCCTGCTCAGCGCCATCGTCCACGGCGTGATCATCGAGCGTTACCTGCTCCGACTCGGCCGCCTCGCCGACGCCCCGCCTGACCAGATCATCGACCTGCTGCGCCCGTGTTTCCAGGCCCTGGCCGCGGCGGAACCGCCACCGCCGGCCGACCAGCCGTCGATCGAGGACTGA
- a CDS encoding response regulator transcription factor codes for MIRVVLADDEPAIRVGVAAILTTDPAIEVVAEAADGSQAVELVRRHRPDIALLDIRMPGFDGLSAAAELAAVAPAVAVVMLTTFDEDEYVARALALGVSGFLLKAADPRELILGVRSVADGAAFLSPRIAQRVITKLGDGLVRSRTARTRLEQVTTREREVLALVGRGMSNHEIARSLSLAEGTVKTHVSAILLRLGLKNRVQAAILAYEAGLAHDG; via the coding sequence ATGATCAGGGTGGTCCTCGCGGACGACGAGCCGGCGATCCGGGTCGGGGTGGCCGCCATCCTGACGACCGATCCGGCCATCGAGGTGGTCGCCGAGGCCGCCGACGGGAGCCAGGCCGTCGAACTCGTCCGGCGGCACCGGCCCGACATCGCGCTCCTGGACATCCGGATGCCGGGCTTCGACGGCCTGTCCGCCGCCGCCGAGCTGGCCGCGGTGGCGCCGGCGGTGGCGGTGGTCATGCTGACCACCTTCGACGAGGACGAGTACGTGGCCCGGGCGCTCGCCCTCGGCGTGAGCGGCTTCCTGCTCAAGGCCGCCGACCCGCGCGAGCTCATTCTCGGCGTACGGTCGGTCGCCGACGGAGCGGCCTTCCTGTCCCCGAGGATCGCCCAGCGGGTGATCACGAAGTTGGGTGACGGGCTGGTGCGGTCCAGGACGGCCCGGACCCGGCTGGAGCAGGTGACCACCCGCGAGCGGGAGGTCCTGGCGCTCGTCGGCCGGGGCATGTCCAACCACGAGATCGCCCGGTCGCTCTCCCTCGCCGAGGGAACGGTGAAGACGCACGTCAGCGCCATCCTGCTGAGGCTGGGCCTGAAGAACCGCGTCCAGGCGGCGATCCTGGCCTACGAGGCCGGGCTGGCCCACGACGGGTGA
- a CDS encoding TIGR03086 family metal-binding protein, whose translation MALSDRPAERHRQVSRGFTDRVHGARSWDAPAPVAGWTARDVVRHLTEWLPPFLAAGAGVRLPAGPSVDDDPAAAWQAHRDAVQSLLDDPATAGRRLSNPHLGELPLDRAIDQFYTTDVFMHTWDLARATGQDDRLDREHCAQLLAGMQPMEEIIRSSGQYGPRVPVKDDADPQTRLLGFIGRDPEWTA comes from the coding sequence ATGGCACTGTCTGACCGGCCCGCCGAGCGGCACCGACAGGTCAGCCGCGGGTTCACCGACCGGGTCCACGGTGCCCGGTCGTGGGACGCGCCCGCGCCGGTCGCCGGATGGACCGCCCGCGACGTCGTACGCCACCTCACCGAATGGTTGCCGCCGTTCCTGGCCGCCGGCGCCGGTGTCCGGCTGCCCGCCGGGCCGTCGGTCGACGACGACCCGGCCGCCGCGTGGCAGGCCCACCGCGACGCGGTGCAGTCCCTGCTCGACGACCCGGCCACGGCCGGCCGTCGGCTGTCGAATCCGCATCTCGGCGAGTTGCCGCTGGACCGCGCGATCGACCAGTTCTACACGACCGACGTGTTCATGCACACCTGGGACCTGGCCCGGGCGACCGGCCAGGACGACCGCCTCGACCGGGAGCACTGTGCGCAACTGCTGGCCGGGATGCAGCCGATGGAGGAGATCATCCGCTCGTCCGGGCAGTACGGTCCCCGCGTACCGGTCAAGGACGACGCCGACCCGCAGACCAGACTGCTCGGCTTCATCGGCCGTGACCCGGAGTGGACCGCCTGA
- a CDS encoding winged helix DNA-binding domain-containing protein, whose amino-acid sequence MDVADRRQVLNFRVRAQQLDRTGGSLADTAVLDIGVQDTGPDGSRWALAVRGVDVAAVSAEELTLLWTVRGAPHLYRRADLPQVAAAVEPFSDADAGKRIFDAARPLKAAGIGNLAALDEVAARMRDVVGGPTVKGEVSGRLAEMMPEPYLRFCRPCSTTHLYEMPFRLAAVRAGLELQLDTSPPVLRRIPGFTKAATPGGRFDLIRAYLRLLGPATPKQVAGYLDAPVKEVKAHWPADVIEVEVEGEARWLLAADEEALQPADVTAIRLLGPFDLFLQARDRETLVPDPVRAKELWPVLGRPGAVLADGELVGTWRPRRTGRTFTVAVQPWQKLPGTRRKAIVEQAERLAAYRGVPLAGVDFAD is encoded by the coding sequence ATGGACGTGGCTGACCGGCGGCAGGTGCTGAACTTCCGCGTCCGGGCCCAGCAACTCGACCGGACCGGCGGCTCACTCGCGGACACCGCCGTCCTCGACATCGGGGTGCAGGACACCGGTCCGGACGGCAGCCGGTGGGCGCTGGCCGTCCGCGGGGTCGACGTGGCCGCGGTGTCGGCCGAGGAGCTGACTCTGCTGTGGACCGTACGCGGCGCGCCCCACCTCTACCGACGCGCCGACCTGCCGCAGGTGGCGGCCGCGGTCGAGCCGTTCTCCGACGCCGACGCGGGCAAGCGCATCTTCGACGCAGCGCGGCCGTTGAAGGCGGCCGGCATCGGCAACCTGGCCGCCCTCGACGAGGTGGCCGCCCGGATGCGGGACGTCGTCGGCGGGCCCACCGTCAAAGGGGAGGTCTCCGGTCGCCTGGCCGAGATGATGCCCGAGCCCTACCTGCGGTTCTGCCGGCCGTGCAGCACCACCCACCTGTACGAGATGCCGTTCCGGCTGGCCGCCGTGCGGGCCGGGCTGGAGCTGCAACTGGACACCTCGCCCCCGGTGCTGCGCCGCATCCCCGGGTTCACGAAGGCGGCCACGCCGGGCGGTCGGTTCGACCTCATCCGCGCCTACCTGCGGTTGCTCGGCCCGGCCACCCCCAAGCAGGTGGCCGGCTATCTCGACGCGCCGGTCAAGGAGGTCAAGGCACACTGGCCGGCGGATGTGATCGAGGTGGAAGTCGAGGGCGAGGCGCGCTGGCTGCTGGCCGCCGACGAAGAGGCGCTGCAGCCGGCCGACGTCACGGCGATCCGCCTGCTCGGTCCGTTCGACCTCTTCCTTCAGGCGCGGGACCGGGAAACGCTGGTGCCGGACCCGGTCCGGGCCAAGGAGTTGTGGCCGGTGCTGGGTCGCCCCGGTGCCGTGCTGGCCGACGGTGAGCTGGTCGGCACCTGGCGGCCCCGCAGGACCGGCCGGACGTTCACGGTTGCCGTGCAGCCGTGGCAGAAGCTGCCCGGCACCCGTCGCAAGGCCATCGTCGAGCAGGCCGAACGACTCGCCGCGTACCGTGGCGTCCCCCTCGCCGGCGTCGACTTCGCCGACTGA
- a CDS encoding SRPBCC family protein, whose translation MSAITETTIEADPKVPIIRMRREFHATPEQLFRAHTDPQLFVRWVGPDGMDTRIEEWDARPGGSWRYVATRDGEQYAFRGCFHDVRPDRIVQTFTFEGQPDGVALETLWFERLDGGRTLLRTQSLVESFEARDAWLAGGMETGVNEGYAKLEGLLADGTV comes from the coding sequence ATGAGCGCCATCACCGAGACGACCATCGAGGCCGACCCGAAGGTGCCGATCATCCGGATGCGCCGAGAGTTCCACGCCACGCCCGAGCAGCTGTTCCGGGCGCACACCGATCCGCAGCTCTTCGTGCGGTGGGTCGGCCCTGACGGGATGGACACCCGCATCGAGGAGTGGGACGCGCGCCCGGGCGGCAGTTGGCGCTACGTGGCCACCCGCGACGGGGAGCAGTACGCGTTCCGGGGCTGCTTCCACGACGTACGGCCGGACCGGATCGTCCAGACCTTCACCTTCGAGGGTCAACCCGACGGCGTGGCGCTGGAGACGCTGTGGTTCGAGCGGCTCGACGGCGGGCGGACGCTGCTGCGTACCCAGTCGCTGGTGGAAAGCTTCGAGGCCCGCGACGCATGGCTGGCCGGCGGCATGGAGACCGGGGTCAACGAGGGCTACGCAAAGCTCGAAGGGCTGCTCGCCGATGGCACTGTCTGA
- a CDS encoding RNA polymerase sigma factor — MGAAAVEAVWRIESARIVAALTRFTGDFGLAEDAAQEAVAEALVSWPLAAPANPAGWLMATARRRAIDAVRRQAALRHRYALLAADPGVDEEIDPDRIDDDVLALMFVSCHPVLSPETRVALTLRVVGGLSTEQIARAFLVTVPTVQARITRGKKTIAAAGVPFELPAADERRERLGGVLGVLYVIFTEGATATSGDRLLRPEVAYEAIRLARTLAALQPAEPEVHGLLALFELTAARFPARTAPDGSPVLLAEQDRRRWDVSAVRRGLAALARASARGLGPYGLQAAIAATHASAPSVEATDWDRIVLLYEALGRVAPSPVVELNRAVAVAMASGPAQALAIVDELIAADRLPGSHLVPTVRGELLARLGRRPEACAELERAARLCTNQRERSVLLCKAATLS, encoded by the coding sequence ATGGGTGCGGCCGCTGTCGAGGCCGTCTGGCGGATCGAGTCAGCGCGGATCGTCGCCGCGCTGACCCGCTTCACCGGCGACTTCGGGCTGGCCGAGGACGCGGCCCAGGAGGCGGTGGCCGAAGCGTTGGTGTCCTGGCCGCTCGCCGCCCCGGCGAATCCGGCCGGCTGGCTGATGGCCACCGCCCGGCGGCGGGCGATCGACGCGGTCCGCCGTCAGGCTGCCCTCCGACACCGGTACGCCCTCCTGGCCGCCGACCCGGGGGTCGACGAGGAAATCGACCCGGACCGGATCGACGACGACGTGCTGGCGTTGATGTTCGTCAGCTGTCACCCGGTGCTCTCCCCGGAGACCCGGGTGGCGCTGACCCTGCGCGTCGTCGGCGGCCTCTCCACCGAGCAGATCGCCCGCGCGTTCCTGGTGACCGTGCCGACCGTGCAGGCCCGCATCACCCGGGGCAAGAAGACGATCGCGGCGGCCGGCGTGCCGTTCGAGCTGCCGGCTGCCGACGAGCGCCGCGAGCGGCTCGGCGGTGTGCTCGGCGTCCTCTACGTGATCTTCACCGAGGGGGCGACGGCCACGTCGGGGGACCGGCTGCTGCGTCCCGAGGTCGCGTACGAGGCGATTCGGCTGGCCCGCACGCTGGCCGCGTTGCAGCCGGCCGAACCGGAGGTGCACGGCCTGCTCGCCCTGTTCGAGCTGACGGCCGCGCGTTTCCCGGCCCGGACCGCCCCGGACGGTTCGCCGGTCCTGCTGGCGGAGCAGGACCGGCGGCGGTGGGACGTATCGGCGGTCCGCCGCGGGCTGGCCGCGCTGGCCAGGGCATCGGCTCGCGGCCTCGGTCCGTACGGCCTGCAGGCGGCGATCGCCGCCACCCACGCCTCCGCGCCCTCGGTCGAGGCGACCGACTGGGACCGGATCGTGCTGCTCTACGAGGCACTCGGCCGGGTCGCGCCCTCGCCGGTGGTCGAGCTGAACCGGGCCGTCGCCGTCGCCATGGCCTCGGGCCCGGCGCAGGCCCTGGCCATCGTGGACGAGCTGATCGCCGCGGACCGGCTCCCCGGTTCGCACCTGGTCCCCACCGTGCGCGGTGAGCTGCTGGCCCGGCTCGGCCGGCGACCGGAGGCGTGCGCCGAGCTGGAGCGGGCGGCCCGGCTCTGCACCAACCAGCGGGAGCGCTCGGTGCTGCTGTGCAAGGCGGCCACCCTGAGCTGA
- a CDS encoding SRPBCC family protein produces MARTDRASRVIAAPPTTVYAALLDRAAIEAWLPPEGMRGRVERWNPRPGGGFRMTLTYLDPTDSPGKTSDATDVVDVGFVALTPPERVVQQAVFAADDPAYAGTMTMSWHLAATRGGTEVTVTATGVPPGIDQAAHQAGIASSLANLAAYLATADGRG; encoded by the coding sequence ATGGCAAGGACCGACCGGGCCAGCCGGGTGATCGCCGCACCACCGACGACCGTGTACGCGGCCCTGCTGGACCGCGCCGCGATCGAGGCATGGCTGCCGCCGGAGGGCATGCGCGGGCGGGTCGAGCGGTGGAACCCTCGCCCCGGTGGCGGGTTCCGGATGACCCTCACCTACCTCGACCCCACCGACAGTCCGGGCAAGACCTCGGACGCGACGGACGTCGTCGACGTCGGGTTCGTCGCCCTGACGCCGCCGGAGCGGGTCGTGCAGCAGGCCGTGTTCGCGGCGGACGACCCCGCGTACGCCGGGACCATGACCATGAGCTGGCACCTCGCCGCCACCCGCGGGGGCACCGAGGTCACGGTCACCGCCACCGGCGTGCCACCCGGCATCGACCAGGCGGCCCACCAGGCCGGCATCGCCTCGTCCCTGGCCAACCTGGCGGCATACCTGGCGACGGCCGATGGACGTGGCTGA
- a CDS encoding YdeI family protein — protein MARAELDELIVADADGLRAWLSVNHATSPGVWLALTRKGGTVTTLTWQQAVDEALCFGWIDGQARKRDEESSWIRFTPRQPRSSWSQRNVAHVARLEADGRMQPAGRAAVEAAKADGRWAAAYAPPSEAEVPADLLAAIAAEPAAQAMFDVLTRTNRFSLIHRVNAVKRAETRARKISEFVAMLARHETIHPQKATPVGSAGPPETAARADDADG, from the coding sequence ATGGCGAGGGCGGAACTGGATGAGCTGATCGTTGCCGACGCCGACGGGCTTCGCGCGTGGTTGTCGGTCAACCACGCCACGTCGCCCGGCGTGTGGCTCGCCCTGACCAGGAAGGGCGGCACGGTCACCACCCTGACCTGGCAGCAGGCGGTCGACGAGGCCCTGTGCTTCGGCTGGATCGACGGGCAGGCCCGGAAGCGGGACGAGGAGAGTTCCTGGATCCGGTTCACCCCTCGCCAGCCCCGCAGTTCCTGGTCGCAACGGAACGTCGCCCACGTGGCCCGGCTTGAGGCAGACGGGCGCATGCAGCCGGCGGGCCGCGCCGCGGTGGAAGCCGCGAAGGCGGACGGCCGATGGGCCGCCGCCTACGCCCCGCCGTCCGAGGCGGAGGTGCCGGCCGATCTCCTCGCCGCCATCGCCGCCGAGCCCGCCGCGCAGGCCATGTTCGACGTGCTCACCAGGACCAACCGGTTCTCTCTCATCCACCGCGTCAACGCCGTGAAACGGGCGGAGACCCGGGCGCGCAAGATCAGCGAGTTCGTCGCCATGCTGGCCCGACACGAGACGATCCACCCGCAGAAGGCCACCCCTGTTGGCTCCGCCGGGCCGCCGGAAACCGCGGCGCGCGCCGACGACGCCGACGGCTAG